TCATGCAGCAAACCTGCCAGTTCGAGCATTTCACAGGTTTCATTTGACAGGTTGAACAGGCCGCCTAAGTATCTTGCCAGTCTGGCAACGCCGTCAGAATGCTCCTTCGTAAAGGAACTCTTGGCATCTACGATATAAGAGAAGATAGACACGATGCTGCGCAGTTCTTCAAAGTCCATTTCACGTGATTGGGTTTCTGCGAGCCACACGGAGACATAGCCGTTGACTTGTTCGTTTTCCAGCAGCAGCCAAAATGCCTCTGATCGCGATATTTCCATGAAGGCATCGACAAGCTCGGGGCAAAACCACTCTCCGCGTTTAGTGAATATCTTCTGGCGAATTTCCTCTCGCCCCAGCAGCAGGTTGGATTGATCGACTAAAAATCCCAGCGCCAGGACATCCACGCGATCAACCATATAAATGCAGTTGGCGGAAAGTTTGACTTCCATGGGGAGGTCGAGATCTTTCAGTTCTGACCAGTGCGTGTGGTGGTGGCGAACGATGGGGGCTAATTTGGCCAGCAGCGGGCAAGTGGAGAGCAGTTTTGCGCCGGATTTGCAATGATCAATTTCATCTTCCCATTCAAATTGCGCAAGCCGCTGGTGTATCACCGTCTTGGACACGCCGCTGTCATGCAAAATGGCGGCCTGAAACAGGTCATCCATACGAGCCCCTTGCCAGCCCAGCTTTTTCCCGCACTCAGTCGCCATGTAGGCGACATGCTTGCCATGATGAATGTGTGTGACCCCCACCAGATCAAGCGCGTTGGACAGCGAGTAGACGGCTTCATGCAAATTGATGCTGAATTTTGACATCGGATTCCTTCGTGTCCATGAAATTGCCCGCGCAATGTTAAATATAGCGTAGCAATTCTCGCACAAAATAGGGAAATCCCTAATAAGTATCTTATTGCTGGATTTTGTATGTCAGCGCAAATTTGATGTCGCTCGGGCTGCAACCCAGACACTGATTTTGTTTGCGCCCCATTTTTGCACGGCCCGTGCCAGTTCGTTCATGCTGGCGCCGCTAGTGAGAACATCGTCCACCAGCGCAATGTGTTTGCCGGATAAGTCGAGCGTACAGTCAAATGCGTCACGCACATTGCGTTCGCGTTCACACCAGGGGAGCGAGGTTTGCGAGGGGGTGTTGCGTAGCCGATGGCAGGCAGTCTCATTCAAAGGAACGCCAAGCTTTCGTGCAATTGGAGTTGCGATGAGGCTTGCCTGATTAAAACCGCGATCTTTAAGTTTGACAGGATGCAGTGGCATTGGGATGACTAAGTCGGGTATTTCGTCTATTCGGTCGAGCAGCTTTTTGGCAAGCATGGGTGCCAGTGGGAGTTGGCTATGATATTTCAGTGATTGAATCAGTTGGTCGATCGGAAATTGATAGGAAAAGACGGCAAGCGTGTGATGAAAAGCGGGCGGATGGGTCAGGCAGTGACCGCACAGTGAACCGTCCGGTGTGTTACGCGCACAAACCGGGCAATGGGGTGCGTCAAAATAGGGCATCTCATAATCGCACGCTGTGCACCAAAGTCCCGCATGGCTCATTGTGCCGCACAATACGCAGGGTTGAGCAGGCAAGATCTGATCAAATTTTAAGCGGCTGTTTAGTTTGAGCGTGTTTAAAATTGACAAGGCGTGCACCTTTCTTGGATGATACGCAGCTGCTACTCTACATGCGCATCATACTCTATGAATACTCAGACCATCGCCTTTCACCATCCCGTTAAAAGAACCGCAACGCCTGAACGCTGGAGCGTCGAGGCGGTTGAATCGCTGTTCGCGCTGCCGTTTGCCGACTTGCTCTACCGCGCTCAGCAGGTACACCGCGAACATTTCGATCCGAATCAGGTGCAGCTCTCCACCTTGCTGTCGATTAAAACGGGCGGTTGCTCGGAGGACTGCGGCTATTGTCCTCAGTCGGCGTTTCATTCGACGGGCGTGGAAGACCGCAAGATGCTGGCGTTAGATGCGGTAATTGAGGCAGCAAAAGCCGCGCAAGCGGCGGGCGCCGACCGGTTCTGCATGGGGGCTGCCTGGCGCGAACCGTCAGAGGCCGACATGTTGAGCGTGGTCGATATGGTTCAGGCGGTGCGGGGGCTCGGGATGGAGACCTGCGCAACGTTGGGTATGTTGAATGATGCGCAGACCGAGCAGTTGCGAGCGGCCGGTTTGGATTACTACAACCACAATTTGGATACCTCGCCTGAATTTTACGGCGACATCATCAGCACGCGAGACTATCAGGACCGGCTGGATACGCTGGAGCGTGTGCGCCGGGCAGGGATGCATGTGTGCAGCGGCGGCATCGTCGGGATGGGGGAGAGTCTGACCGAACGCGCAGGACTGGTCGCGCAGCTGGCGAACCTGAACCCTTATCCTGAAAGCGTGCCGATCAATAATCTGGTCAAGGTCGAGGGTACGCCGCTGGCCGATGCCGCCGAACTCGATCCGTTGGATTTTGTGCGCACCATTGCGGTTGCGCGCATCACCATGCCGACTGCGCGCGTGCGATTATCTGCCGGACGGCAAGCGATGTCGGATGCAATTCAGGCCTTGTGTTTTCTGGCAGGCGCCAATTCAATTTTTTATGGCGAACAGCTATTGACTACCGGCAATCCGGAGGTCGAGCGCGATCGCGCGTTGATGGACAAACTCGGCATGTATCCGTTTGCGGATAAACATTAAAACCGTTGCCTTTCACTGAACTTCAACTAGAACTCGACGAGCGATGCGCGCGGGGCTTGCTGCGCCAGCGGCGTACGGTATCGAGTCCGCAAACGCCTGAATTGGTCGTGGAGGGAAAGCCGTATTTATCGTTTAGCAGCAACGATTATTTGGGACTTGCGAACCATCCGGACATTATCTCCGCACTGCAGCAGGGGGCGGCGGAGTATGGTGTCGGGGCGGGTGCCGCGCATCTGGTTTGCGGTCATTTTACGCCGCATGAACAGCTGGAATGCGAGCTGGCCGCCTTCGCCGGTAAGCCTGCCGCTTTGCTCTTTTCCACGGGTTACATGGCGAATCTGGGGGTGGTGCAGGGCTTGGTAGGTCGCGGCGATACGGTATTTGCCGACAAACTCAATCACGCTTCGCTCAATGATGCGATGCTGCTCTCGCGCGCGACGGTGCAGCGTTATCGTCACAACGACATGGCGCAGTTAGCCGTCCTGCTGGCACAGACGGGGCGCGGACGAAAACTCATTTGCGTTGATGCGGTATTTAGTATGGACGGCGACATGGCGCCCTTGCCCGAGTTGCTGGCGCTGTGCGTGGCGCATGACGCCTGGCTATTGGTTGATGATGCACACGGCTTTGGCGTGCTGGGTCATCAGGGGCGCGGTTCCCTGTCGCATTTTGGCCTCAGTTCACCGCGCATCATCTACATGGCGACGCTGGGTAAAGCGGCTGGTGTATCCGGTGCCTTTGTCGCCGCAGAACAGGCGGTGATTGATACGCTGATCAACAATGCGCACAGCTATGTTTACACCACGGCCTCGCCGCCGGCTCTAGCCTGCGCACTGCGACAAAGTTTGCAGCTGATCGCGGAAGAAGATCGACGGCGCGCGCACTTGCATCAGCTGATTGCGCAGCTGCGCACGGGTTTGCACGGATTGCCCTGGCAGTTGATGCCCTCCGATACGGCGATCCAGCCGCTGCTGGTAGGCGATAATCAGGCGGCACTGGCGCTGAGCATGGCATTACGCGCGCGCGGGATATGGGTGGCGGCGATCCGTCCGCCGACCGTGCCCGCGGGCACGGCACGTCTGCGCATCACTTTGTCTGCTGCTCACACGGAAGACGATGTCAGTCGATTGCTGGAGGCCTTGCATGAGCTTGCACGTTGATCGTCACGGTGTCTCGGGTGCGCCGTTGTTGTTCATTCACGGCTGGGGTGCCCACAGCGGAATGTGGGGCGATGTTTTACCGCAATTAGCGACGCATTTTAAGGTGATGGCGGTGGATCTGCCCGGGCACGGATACAGCAGGATCGAGGATCGAGGATCGAGGATTGAGGGGAGCGCGCCTTCGGCGCTAAAGGGAGAAGGGGACGCATCTTTGGTGCTTAAGGGAGAAGAGTTCGGAGCGGCGGTTTTGCCCTTCCCCCTTCCCCCTTCTCGCTTCTCCTTGGATCGTATTGTCGATCAATTATCCGCACAATTCACGGAACCGCTAAGCCTTTGCGGCTGGTCGCTGGGCGGACAGGTCGCGCTGCGCTGGGCGATGCGTTATCCGGAACAGGTACAGCGACTGGTGCTGGTTGCCGCGACGCCCTGCTTTACACAGAAAGCTGACTGGCCCTGTGCGATGGAGAACGATACGTTGGCAGCCTTTTCTGACGCATTGCGGCAGGATAGTGCGCAGACGTTGCGCCGGTTTCTCGGGCTGCAAGTGCGCGGCGGGGAGCGCGAGCGCGAGTTGCTGGCCATTTTGCGGCGTAGTCAGGCTTTGCGCGATGAGCCGGATTTCGTCTCGTTGCAGGCGGGGCTGGAAATTTTGCGCGACAGTGATTTACGCGATGTGTTGGTAAAAATAAAACAGTCTGCGTTGCTGATCGCAGGTAGTTGCGACACGCTCACGCCGCTGGCTGCGATGCAGTTTATGGCGGCGAAATTGCCGCAGGCGCGACTGGTGACGGTAGAAGGTGCGGCCCATGTTCCATTTTTGTCGCATCCCGAAGAATTTGTAAAACAGGTGGCGGACTTCTTGCATGAATGAATTTGTAATCGATAAAAAAGCGATGCGCCAGGCTTTTTCCCGTGCGGCAGAGGGGTATGACGCAAGCGCCGTGTTGCAGCGCGAAGTGTGTATGCGCATGCTCGAACGCCTTGAATACATCAAATTGCAGCCAGCGCGTCTGCTTGACGCGGGCAGTGGCACAGGCTGGGGCGGGCGTCAGCTGGCGGAAAAATACCCCGCCGCGCAGGTGATCTCGCTGGATATCGCCATCGGCATGTTGCAGACCTCGAAAAGCCGTTCAAGCTGGTGGCAAAAATTATTCGGCGGCTGCCGTCAGTTGCCGGTGTGTGCCGATGTGGAAGCCTTGCCGCTGGCAGCGAATAGTCTGGATATGGTCTGGTCGAATCTTGCTGTGCAGTGGTGCAATGATTTACCGGCCACCTTCGTCGAATTGCATCGGGTGTTAAAAACCGAGGGCTTGCTGATGTTCAGCACGCTGGGCCCTGATACACTGAAAGAATTGCGGCAGGCGTTCAAAGGGGTGGACGAACGCAGTCATCTGAATCGTTTTGCCGATATGCATGACATCGGCGATATGCTGGTGCAGGCGGGATTCGCTGAGCCGGTGATGGATATGGAATATCTGACGCTGACCTATGAGGATGTGCGGGGTGTGTTGCAGGATCTCAAAGCGATCGGTGCGCATAATACGACGGCAGGACGCGGGCAGGGGCTGATGGGGAAAGCGGCGTGGGCGCGATTGCTGGAAAACTATGAGAAACTTAGGCGTGACGGCAAATTGCCTGCGACCTATGAAGTGGTCTATGGCCATGCATGGAAACCTGCGCCGCGTGTGAATCGTGATGGCGCCGCCATTATTAAGACATCTTTCAAAATAAAATGAGGTTGCCATGAACTTTTTTGTGACGGGAACAGACAC
Above is a window of Gallionella capsiferriformans ES-2 DNA encoding:
- the bioF gene encoding 8-amino-7-oxononanoate synthase; its protein translation is MPFTELQLELDERCARGLLRQRRTVSSPQTPELVVEGKPYLSFSSNDYLGLANHPDIISALQQGAAEYGVGAGAAHLVCGHFTPHEQLECELAAFAGKPAALLFSTGYMANLGVVQGLVGRGDTVFADKLNHASLNDAMLLSRATVQRYRHNDMAQLAVLLAQTGRGRKLICVDAVFSMDGDMAPLPELLALCVAHDAWLLVDDAHGFGVLGHQGRGSLSHFGLSSPRIIYMATLGKAAGVSGAFVAAEQAVIDTLINNAHSYVYTTASPPALACALRQSLQLIAEEDRRRAHLHQLIAQLRTGLHGLPWQLMPSDTAIQPLLVGDNQAALALSMALRARGIWVAAIRPPTVPAGTARLRITLSAAHTEDDVSRLLEALHELAR
- a CDS encoding ComF family protein, whose product is MHALSILNTLKLNSRLKFDQILPAQPCVLCGTMSHAGLWCTACDYEMPYFDAPHCPVCARNTPDGSLCGHCLTHPPAFHHTLAVFSYQFPIDQLIQSLKYHSQLPLAPMLAKKLLDRIDEIPDLVIPMPLHPVKLKDRGFNQASLIATPIARKLGVPLNETACHRLRNTPSQTSLPWCERERNVRDAFDCTLDLSGKHIALVDDVLTSGASMNELARAVQKWGANKISVWVAARATSNLR
- a CDS encoding HD-GYP domain-containing protein: MSKFSINLHEAVYSLSNALDLVGVTHIHHGKHVAYMATECGKKLGWQGARMDDLFQAAILHDSGVSKTVIHQRLAQFEWEDEIDHCKSGAKLLSTCPLLAKLAPIVRHHHTHWSELKDLDLPMEVKLSANCIYMVDRVDVLALGFLVDQSNLLLGREEIRQKIFTKRGEWFCPELVDAFMEISRSEAFWLLLENEQVNGYVSVWLAETQSREMDFEELRSIVSIFSYIVDAKSSFTKEHSDGVARLARYLGGLFNLSNETCEMLELAGLLHDIGKLRQPDELLDKAGKLTDEEYAHIQRHSFDTYIILKDIRGLEKITAWAAQHHERVDGSGYPYHLGDSGISLEARIVAVADVFQALAQKRPYRDPLNPDAIMEILNEMVDDKKLDRSVVICVDQHLQDCWLAAVGGDKVPKFDTIA
- the bioB gene encoding biotin synthase BioB; translation: MNTQTIAFHHPVKRTATPERWSVEAVESLFALPFADLLYRAQQVHREHFDPNQVQLSTLLSIKTGGCSEDCGYCPQSAFHSTGVEDRKMLALDAVIEAAKAAQAAGADRFCMGAAWREPSEADMLSVVDMVQAVRGLGMETCATLGMLNDAQTEQLRAAGLDYYNHNLDTSPEFYGDIISTRDYQDRLDTLERVRRAGMHVCSGGIVGMGESLTERAGLVAQLANLNPYPESVPINNLVKVEGTPLADAAELDPLDFVRTIAVARITMPTARVRLSAGRQAMSDAIQALCFLAGANSIFYGEQLLTTGNPEVERDRALMDKLGMYPFADKH
- the bioC gene encoding malonyl-ACP O-methyltransferase BioC — encoded protein: MNEFVIDKKAMRQAFSRAAEGYDASAVLQREVCMRMLERLEYIKLQPARLLDAGSGTGWGGRQLAEKYPAAQVISLDIAIGMLQTSKSRSSWWQKLFGGCRQLPVCADVEALPLAANSLDMVWSNLAVQWCNDLPATFVELHRVLKTEGLLMFSTLGPDTLKELRQAFKGVDERSHLNRFADMHDIGDMLVQAGFAEPVMDMEYLTLTYEDVRGVLQDLKAIGAHNTTAGRGQGLMGKAAWARLLENYEKLRRDGKLPATYEVVYGHAWKPAPRVNRDGAAIIKTSFKIK
- a CDS encoding alpha/beta fold hydrolase; protein product: MSLHVDRHGVSGAPLLFIHGWGAHSGMWGDVLPQLATHFKVMAVDLPGHGYSRIEDRGSRIEGSAPSALKGEGDASLVLKGEEFGAAVLPFPLPPSRFSLDRIVDQLSAQFTEPLSLCGWSLGGQVALRWAMRYPEQVQRLVLVAATPCFTQKADWPCAMENDTLAAFSDALRQDSAQTLRRFLGLQVRGGERERELLAILRRSQALRDEPDFVSLQAGLEILRDSDLRDVLVKIKQSALLIAGSCDTLTPLAAMQFMAAKLPQARLVTVEGAAHVPFLSHPEEFVKQVADFLHE